In Erigeron canadensis isolate Cc75 chromosome 1, C_canadensis_v1, whole genome shotgun sequence, a single window of DNA contains:
- the LOC122589773 gene encoding G-type lectin S-receptor-like serine/threonine-protein kinase At4g27290, which yields MVVAKFFSSSVVVNHGHRQLCFCFIDDCAALDTISANQAIKDGETIVSDGETYELGFFSPGKSKNRYLGVWYKKISPRAVVWVANRETPINDTSGIFKVSRGGNLQIFSGSNKVIWSSNSTVLGKSINQEVVVQLLDTGNLVVLDHNSTNKNLIWQSFDYPCDTLLPGMRFGKNLVTGLQIFLKSWKSPDDPSIGMYTHRMFTDGYPQHFTYQGQTIISRMGPWNGLGFSGHPTDIPNSIYSVEFVHNRKEIYNKYELKSSVLMRMVMTWDGKALFLVWIERTQEWLEYADVSVDSCGQFALCGPYGSCSINKRPPCSCMEGFEPQNPKEWGVQDWSSGCKPQKPLNCGNGFRKFTGVKVPDTRRSWYNYSMTLGECEMACKRNCSCTAYASLDVRNGGNGCLLWFHELIDIREYDTNQSLYIRTDAANLEGRVIIEPVSKERKRIIIIILSISSVVFFLSAVAYACKKKKKWPHMRGRDKWKHDFHIRDKSMRKEQYDSLQHFSLRKVANATDNFSNSLKIGEGGFGPVYKGVLEDGQEVAVKCLSETSRQGLEEFKNEVVCIAKLQHRNLVKLLGYCIHKSELILIYEYLANKSLDYFLFDETRCFMLDWPKRFQIIQGIARGILYLHQDSRLQIVHRDLKAGNILLDSDMNPKISDFGLARTFIGCDATAKTKKVVGTYGYIPPEYAVHGHFSVKSDVFSFGVLVLEIISGRKNRGFSHEDHSDNLLGHAWRLQKENKSIEVMSASLRATCSVPEVVRSIHVALLCVQNNVEDRPTMLSVVLMLASESVLPQPKEPAFYTGEICKEIQPPLLSKQYMITNVYAR from the exons ATGG tagtAGCAAAATTCTTTTCAAGTTCCGTCGTCGTCAATCACGGGCACCGGCAACTCTGCTTTTGTTTCATCGACG ATTGTGCAGCACTTGATACCATATCTGCAAATCAAGCTATCAAAGATGGCGAAACAATTGTTTCTGATGGTGAGACATATGAACTTGGATTTTTCAGCCCCGGAAAATCCAAGAATCGATACTTGGGGGTTTGGTACAAGAAAATATCACCCCGCGCTGTCGTATGGGTTGCCAACAGGGAGACGCCAATTAACGATACATCAGGGATCTTCAAAGTTAGCAGAGGGGGAAACTTGCAGATTTTCAGTGGTAGCAACAAGGTGATCTGGTCATCCAATTCGACCGTATTGGGGAAGAGTATAAATCAAGAAGTGGTGGTGCAGCTTCTAGATACTGGAAATCTTGTTGTTTTGGATCACAATAGCACCAACAAAAATCTTATATGGCAAAGTTTTGACTATCCTTGTGACACACTGCTACCAGGTATGAGATTTGGGAAGAATTTGGTAACGGGCTTACAGATTTTCCTAAAATCTTGGAAGAGCCCTGATGATCCTTCTATAGGTATGTATACACATAGAATGTTCACAGATGGATATCCGCAGCATTTCACGTACCAAGGTCAAACTATAATATCGAGAATGGGACCATGGAATGGTCTCGGGTTTAGTGGGCATCCTACTGACATACCGAACTCAATTTActcagttgagtttgttcataATCGTAAAGAAATTTACAATAAATATGAGCTTAAAAGTTCGGTTCTTATGAGGATGGTTATGACATGGGATGGAAAAGCACTATTTTTAGTTTGGATTGAGCGAACTCAAGAATGGCTCGAGTATGCAGACGTTTCAGTTGATAGTTGTGGTCAGTTTGCACTTTGTGGTCCTTACGGAAGCTGTAGCATCAACAAGCGTCCTCCTTGTAGTTGTATGGAGGGTTTTGAACCGCAAAACCCAAAAGAATGGGGTGTACAAGATTGGTCAAGTGGGTGTAAGCCCCAAAAGCCTTTGAATTGTGGGAATGGGTTTCGGAAATTTACAGGAGTTAAAGTACCAGATACACGAAGATCATGGTATAATTACAGTATGACACTTGGAGAATGTGAGATGGCATGCAAAAGGAATTGTTCGTGCACAGCTTATGCAAGTTTAGATGTCAGAAACGGTGGAAATGGATGCTTACTATGGTTTCATGAGTTGATTGATATCAGAGAGTATGATACAAATCAAAGTCTTTACATAAGAACGGATGCTGCCAACTTAGAAG GTCGCGTAATCATCGAGCCTGTATCCAAGGAGAGGAAAAGAATAATCATCATTATCCTCTCAATTTCTTCGGTTGTGTTTTTTCTGTCTGCAGTAGCATATGcatgtaaaaagaaaaagaaatggcCTCACATGAGAGGACGAG ATAAGTGGAAACATGACTTCCATATCCGTGATAAAAGTATGCGGAAGGAACAGTATGATAGTTTACAACATTTTAGCCTACGTAAAGTGGCCAATGCCACTGATAACTTTAGCAACTCTCTTAAGATTGGAGAAGGGGGCTTTGGTCCAGTTTACAAG gGTGTTTTGGAAGACGGACAAGAAGTGGCTGTGAAGTGTCTCTCAGAAACATCCCGACAAGGGCTTGAGGAGTTCAAAAATGAAGTCGTTTGTATTGCCAAACTTCAGCATCGGAATCTTGTGAAGCTTCTTGGATACTGCATCCATAAAAGTGAACTCATATTGATTTATGAATACTTGGCTAACAAAAGCCTGGACTATTTTCTCTTTG ATGAAACTAGATGTTTTATGCTTGACTGGCCTAAGCGTTTTCAGATTATACAAGGGATAGCCAGAGGTATTCTCTATCTACATCAAGATTCCCGCCTTCAAATTGTTCACAGAGATCTGAAGgcaggtaatatcttgctggacAGTGACATGAATCCAAAAATATCAGACTTTGGCCTTGCTAGAACCTTTATCGGATGTGATGCTACTGCTAAGACCAAGAAAGTGGTTGGAACATA TGGTTATATCCCTCCTGAGTATGCAGTACACGGGCATTTCTCTGTGAAGTCAGACGTATTTAGTTTTGGCGTCCTGGTGCTAGAGATAATTAGTGGAAGGAAAAACAGAGGATTCTCTCATGAAGACCATAGTGACAACCTTCTTGGACAT GCGTGGAGACTccagaaagaaaataaaagtattgAAGTTATGAGTGCCTCTTTACGCGCCACGTGTAGTGTCCCGGAAGTAGTACGATCAATACATGTAGCACTGTTATGTGTGCAGAATAATGTAGAAGATAGGCCGACTATGTTGTCAGTGGTGTTGATGCTGGCGAGTGAGAGTGTCTTGCCTCAGCCTAAAGAACCTGCATTTTACACTGGAGAGATATGCAAGGAAATTCAGCCTCCTTTGTTATCTAAACAATACATGATAACGAATGTCTATGCTCGGTAG